One Anser cygnoides isolate HZ-2024a breed goose chromosome 4, Taihu_goose_T2T_genome, whole genome shotgun sequence genomic region harbors:
- the LOC125180658 gene encoding drebrin-like isoform X2: protein MGAPGLDRHRLALLAAKEDVGNPRAATNWAVFAYEKHHDLKLLDSGAGGADELAGKFCAGSVMYGLCRLRDPATGTPRIVLISWVGEKTPESQRQACAGHLPAIRAFFREASVVLSARRAEEVTQEGLSRALAQLAPAAAPPARRAPPADTEELVGTNYRKTNPALEIRRTQRDSFWAQAEREEEQRKEEERRRLLEERRRWERERMEEERREAAEREQRFREKERLIEEHRKEQARLEAEERRKEKARWEQQQREHEEATRDRSRRSESIEKAAEAAVLVSQRPQNPRDFFRQRERAGSASGAPLPAGPLGARPGARRPFLRYQRSLTESAFIFRRPEPPPSPAPLDPGAFRAAPPPSPRRPPPPLPAGPAGTGPPPRCAAAGAPSPAGAGPPPTLPGSPPPASPPGSGPPDGTRGAEPEPPRGTPGLGPPSSSGGGLPPPSPPWQPPPGPAVPSPTDSAGAEALPLPSPPGTPLDEEGPPPGTPPLPSPPAWGSPGLPVGPGEGAPSPRGGSPPPGLAPAPVPPHGPSPPSPPQDPALPSLAAREPQQGTIGEPEQEPARRDLGHNGIGGLGHGGWPAPWEQDPPVQGDEPSDTILPELLHKAKPGFALLLARDAPHQQLPAGSSPPAEDEDLSPHAV, encoded by the exons ATGGGGGCCCCGGGGCTGGACCGGCACCGGCTGGCGCTGCTGGCGGCCAAGGAGGACGTGGGCAACCCGCGGGCGGCCACCAACTG gGCCGTCTTTGCCTACGAGAAGCACCATGACCTCAAGCTGCTGGACTCCGGAG CCGGGGGCGCGGACGAGCTGGCCGGCAAGTTCTGCGCCGGCAGCGTCATGTACGGGCTGTGCCGCCTCCGGGACCCCGCCACCGGCACCCCCCGCATCGTCCTCATCAGCTGG GTCGGGGAGAAGACGCCCGAGTCCCAGCGGCAGGCGTGCGCGGGGCACCTGCCGGCCATCAGAGCCTTCTTCAGG GAGGCCAGCGTGGTGCTGAGCGCCCGGCGCGCCGAGGAGGTGACCCAGGAGGGGCTGAGCCGCGCTCTGGCCCAGCTggcccccgccgcggcccccccggccagGAGGGCCCCCCCGGCCGACACCGAGGAGCTGGTg GGCACCAACTACCGCAAGACGAACCCGGCGCTGGAGATCCGCCGGACGCAGCGGGACTCCTTCTGGGCGCAGGCCGAG CGCGAAGAGGAGCAGCGCAAGGaggaggagcggcggcggctgctggaggagcGGCGGCGGTGGGAGCGGGAGCggatggaggaggagaggcgGGAGGCGGCCGAGCGCGAGCAGCGCTTCAGGGAGAAGGAGCGGCTGATCGAGGAGCACCG GAAGGAGCAGGCGCGGCTGGAGGCGGAGGAGCggaggaaggagaaagcccGCTGG gagcagcagcagcgggaaCACGAGGAGGCCACGCGGGACCGCTCCCGGCGCTCCGAGTCCATCGAGAAGGCGGCC GAGGCGGCCGTGCTGGTGTCCCAGCGCCCGCAGAACCCCCGGGATTTCTTCCGGCAGCGGGAGCGCGCGGGGTCCGCCTCCGGGGCTCCGCTGCCCGCCGGCCCCCTGGGCGCCCGGCCCG GAGCCCGGCGGCCGTTCCTGCGGTACCAGCGCAGCCTGACCGAGTCAGCCTTCATCTTCCGCCGGCCGGAGCCCCCGCCCTCGCCCGCGCCCCTCGACCCCGGGGCTTTCAGggcggcgcccccccccagcccccgccgccccccgccgccgctccccgccggccccgcggggacggGGCCCCCCCCTCGCTGTGCCGCCGCgggggctcccagcccagccggggcagggccccccccgaccctgccGGGGTCCccgccccccgccagcccccccggGTCGGGGCCCCCCGACGGCACCCGTGGGGCAGAGCCCGAGCCCCCCCGCGGCACTCCCGGGCTgggcccccccagcagctccggcggggggctgccgcccccgagccctccctggcagccccccccggggccggccgtgCCGTCCCCCACCGACAGCGCGGGGGCTGAggctctgcctctgcccagcccccccggcacccccctgGATGAggagggcccccccccgggcacccctcccctccccagccccccggctTGGGGGTCTCCGGGGCTGCCGGTGGGGCCGGGTGAGggggccccgagcccccggggggggtctcCTCCCCCTGGGCTGGCGcccgccccggtgcccccgcacggccccagcccccccagcccgccgCAGGATCCGGccctccccagcctggcagcccGGGAGCCGCAGCAAG GGACCATCGGGGAGCCCGAGCAGGAGCCGGCCCGCCGCGACTTGGGACACAACGGCATCGGGGGCCTCGGGCATGGGGGGTGGCCAGCCCCCTGGGAGCAGGACCCCCCGGTGCAg GGGGATGAGCCCAGCGACACCATCCTGCCGGAGCTGCTGCACAAAGCCAAGCCAG gcttcgccctgctgctggcccgcGATGccccccaccagcagctgcctgccggcagcagccccccagccgaGGACGAGGACCTCTCCCCCCATGCTGTGTAG
- the LOC125180658 gene encoding drebrin-like isoform X1 has protein sequence MGAPGLDRHRLALLAAKEDVGNPRAATNWAVFAYEKHHDLKLLDSGAGGADELAGKFCAGSVMYGLCRLRDPATGTPRIVLISWEASVVLSARRAEEVTQEGLSRALAQLAPAAAPPARRAPPADTEELVGTNYRKTNPALEIRRTQRDSFWAQAEREEEQRKEEERRRLLEERRRWERERMEEERREAAEREQRFREKERLIEEHRKEQARLEAEERRKEKARWEQQQREHEEATRDRSRRSESIEKAAEAAVLVSQRPQNPRDFFRQRERAGSASGAPLPAGPLGARPGARRPFLRYQRSLTESAFIFRRPEPPPSPAPLDPGAFRAAPPPSPRRPPPPLPAGPAGTGPPPRCAAAGAPSPAGAGPPPTLPGSPPPASPPGSGPPDGTRGAEPEPPRGTPGLGPPSSSGGGLPPPSPPWQPPPGPAVPSPTDSAGAEALPLPSPPGTPLDEEGPPPGTPPLPSPPAWGSPGLPVGPGEGAPSPRGGSPPPGLAPAPVPPHGPSPPSPPQDPALPSLAAREPQQGTIGEPEQEPARRDLGHNGIGGLGHGGWPAPWEQDPPVQGDEPSDTILPELLHKAKPGFALLLARDAPHQQLPAGSSPPAEDEDLSPHAV, from the exons ATGGGGGCCCCGGGGCTGGACCGGCACCGGCTGGCGCTGCTGGCGGCCAAGGAGGACGTGGGCAACCCGCGGGCGGCCACCAACTG gGCCGTCTTTGCCTACGAGAAGCACCATGACCTCAAGCTGCTGGACTCCGGAG CCGGGGGCGCGGACGAGCTGGCCGGCAAGTTCTGCGCCGGCAGCGTCATGTACGGGCTGTGCCGCCTCCGGGACCCCGCCACCGGCACCCCCCGCATCGTCCTCATCAGCTGG GAGGCCAGCGTGGTGCTGAGCGCCCGGCGCGCCGAGGAGGTGACCCAGGAGGGGCTGAGCCGCGCTCTGGCCCAGCTggcccccgccgcggcccccccggccagGAGGGCCCCCCCGGCCGACACCGAGGAGCTGGTg GGCACCAACTACCGCAAGACGAACCCGGCGCTGGAGATCCGCCGGACGCAGCGGGACTCCTTCTGGGCGCAGGCCGAG CGCGAAGAGGAGCAGCGCAAGGaggaggagcggcggcggctgctggaggagcGGCGGCGGTGGGAGCGGGAGCggatggaggaggagaggcgGGAGGCGGCCGAGCGCGAGCAGCGCTTCAGGGAGAAGGAGCGGCTGATCGAGGAGCACCG GAAGGAGCAGGCGCGGCTGGAGGCGGAGGAGCggaggaaggagaaagcccGCTGG gagcagcagcagcgggaaCACGAGGAGGCCACGCGGGACCGCTCCCGGCGCTCCGAGTCCATCGAGAAGGCGGCC GAGGCGGCCGTGCTGGTGTCCCAGCGCCCGCAGAACCCCCGGGATTTCTTCCGGCAGCGGGAGCGCGCGGGGTCCGCCTCCGGGGCTCCGCTGCCCGCCGGCCCCCTGGGCGCCCGGCCCG GAGCCCGGCGGCCGTTCCTGCGGTACCAGCGCAGCCTGACCGAGTCAGCCTTCATCTTCCGCCGGCCGGAGCCCCCGCCCTCGCCCGCGCCCCTCGACCCCGGGGCTTTCAGggcggcgcccccccccagcccccgccgccccccgccgccgctccccgccggccccgcggggacggGGCCCCCCCCTCGCTGTGCCGCCGCgggggctcccagcccagccggggcagggccccccccgaccctgccGGGGTCCccgccccccgccagcccccccggGTCGGGGCCCCCCGACGGCACCCGTGGGGCAGAGCCCGAGCCCCCCCGCGGCACTCCCGGGCTgggcccccccagcagctccggcggggggctgccgcccccgagccctccctggcagccccccccggggccggccgtgCCGTCCCCCACCGACAGCGCGGGGGCTGAggctctgcctctgcccagcccccccggcacccccctgGATGAggagggcccccccccgggcacccctcccctccccagccccccggctTGGGGGTCTCCGGGGCTGCCGGTGGGGCCGGGTGAGggggccccgagcccccggggggggtctcCTCCCCCTGGGCTGGCGcccgccccggtgcccccgcacggccccagcccccccagcccgccgCAGGATCCGGccctccccagcctggcagcccGGGAGCCGCAGCAAG GGACCATCGGGGAGCCCGAGCAGGAGCCGGCCCGCCGCGACTTGGGACACAACGGCATCGGGGGCCTCGGGCATGGGGGGTGGCCAGCCCCCTGGGAGCAGGACCCCCCGGTGCAg GGGGATGAGCCCAGCGACACCATCCTGCCGGAGCTGCTGCACAAAGCCAAGCCAG gcttcgccctgctgctggcccgcGATGccccccaccagcagctgcctgccggcagcagccccccagccgaGGACGAGGACCTCTCCCCCCATGCTGTGTAG
- the LOC125180665 gene encoding rho-related BTB domain-containing protein 2-like isoform X1 produces MDLDVDYERPNVETIKCVVVGDNAVGKTRLICARACNATLSQYQLLATHVPTVWAIDQYRVCQEVLERSRDVVDEVSVSLRLWDTFGDHHKDRRFAYGRSDVVVLCFSLANPNSLRHVKTMWYPEIKHFCPRTPIILVGCQLDLRYADLEAVNRARRPLAKPIKPTDILPPERGHEVAKELGVPYYETSVVAQFGIKDVFDNAIRAALISRRHLQFWKSHLKKMQRPLLQAPFLPPKPPPPVIHIPDPPASRGWGPAALFCTPLCADVVFQLQGGQQVFAHRVYLATSCSKFYDLFTLEGPRGAAKEPAARARSLDGERGALGEGARAPLRTSQSDDALRPAAGDGAVPGARDLSAWGRGFVSMRWELVADPVAGREKRMTVVCMDRLVQAEPFRAVLEYLYTGRLDQARGDLMQVATIAELLEVFDLRMMVANVLNKESFMNQEITKAFHVRRANRIKECLGRGVFADVVFRVDDGTVPAHKPLLIAGCDWMMAMFRGAFRESYAAEVSLPGTNCACLRAVLDFLYTGVFTPTPDLDAMELLILTNRLCLPRLQALTEQYAVDELLRAFMQQVEIDEQVIIYLEMTQFHNARQLAAWCLHYICTNYNSVCRRFPREMKFMSPENQAHFERHRWPPVWYLKEEDLYLRSKKEREREEQLQRKQHTRSKWCFWRPSPHVS; encoded by the exons ATGGACCTGGACGTGGACTACGAGCGGCCCAACGTCGAGACCATCAAGTGCGTGGTGGTGGGCGACAACGCCGTGGGCAAGACGCGCCTCATCTGCGCCCGCGCCTGCAACGCCACGCTCAGCCAGTACCAGCTGCTGGCCACGCACGTGCCCACCGTGTGGGCCATCGACCAGTACCGCGTCTGCCAggag GTGCTGGAGCGCTCCCGGGACGTGGTGGACGAGGTGAGCGTGTCGCTGCGGCTCTGGGACACCTTCGGGGACCACCACAAGGACCGGCGCTTCGCCTACGGCAG GTCGGATGTGGTCGTGCTCTGCTTCTCGCTGGCCAACCCCAACTCCCTGCGCCACGTGAAGACCATGTGGTACCCCGAGATCAAGCACTTCTGCCCGCGGACGCCCATCATCCTGGTGGGCTGCCAGCTGGACCTGCGCTACGCCGACCTGGAGGCCGTCAACCGCGCCCGGCGCCCCCTGGCCAA GCCCATCAAGCCCACGGACATCCTGCCCCCGGAGCGGGGCCACGAGGTGGCCAAGGAGCTGGGCGTGCCCTACTACGAGACCAGCGTGGTGGCCCAGTTCGGCATCAAGGACGTCTTCGACAACGCCATCCGGGCCGCCCTCATCTCCCGCCGGCACCTGCAGTTCTGGAAGTCCCACCTGAAGAAGATGCAGCGGCCgctgctgcaggcccccttcctgccccctaAGCCCCCGCCGCCCGTCATCCACATCCCCGACCCGCCGGCCAGCCGCGGCtggggccccgccgccctctTCTGCACCCCGCTCTGCGCCGACGTTGTCTTCCAGCTgcagggtggccagcaggtcttCGCCCACCGCGTCTACCTGGCCACCTCCTGCTCCAAGTTCTACGACCTCTTCACCCTggaggggccgcggggggcggcCAAGGAGCCGGCCGCCCGCGCCCGCAGCCTggacggggagcggggggcgctGGGCGAGGGGGCGCGCGCCCCACTGCGGACCTCGCAGAGCGACGATGCCctgcggccggcggcgggggacGGCGCGGTGCCCGGCGCCCGCGACCTCTCGGCATGGGGCCGCGGCTTCGTCAGCATGCGCTGGGAGCTGGTGGCGGACCCGGTGGCGGGGCGGGAGAAGCGGATGACGGTGGTGTGCATGGACCGGCTGGTGCAGGCGGAGCCCTTCCGCGCCGTGCTGGAGTACCTCTACACCGGGCGGCTGGACCAGGCCCGCGGGGACCTCATGCAGGTGGCCACCATCGCCGAGCTGCTGGAGGTCTTCGACCTGCGCATGATGGTGGCCAACGTGCTCAACAAGGAGAGTTTCATGAACCAGGAGATCACCAAGGCCTTCCACGTCCGCCGTGCCAACCGCATCAAGGagtgcctggggaggggggtctTCGCAG ACGTGGTTTTCCGCGTGGACGACGGGACCGTGCCGGCGCACAAGCCCCTGCTGATTGCCGGCTGCGACTGGATGATGGCCATGTTCCGGGGGGCTTTCCGGGAGAGCTACGCTGCCGAG GTCTCCCTGCCGGGCACCAACTGCGCCTGCCTGCGCGCCGTCCTCGACTTCCTCTACACCGGCGTCTTCACCCCCACGCCCGACCTGGACGCCATGGAGCTCCTCATCCTCACCAACCGCCTCTGCCTGCCCCGGCTGCAGGCGCTCACAG AGCAGTACGCCGTGGACGAGCTGCTCCGAGCCTTCATGCAGCAGGTGGAGATCGACGAGCAGGTGATCATCTACCTGGAGATGACGCAG TTCCACAACGCCCGGCAGCTGGCCGCCTGGTGCCTGCACTACATCTGCACCAACTACAACAGCGTCTGCCGCCGCTTCCCCCGGGAGATGAAGTTCATGTCCCCAG AGAACCAGGCCCACTTTGAGCGGCACCGCTGGCCGCCGGTGTGGTACCTGAAGGAGGAGGACCTGTACCTGCGCTCCAAGAAGGAGCGGGAGCgcgaggagcagctgcagcgcAAGCAGCACACCCGCAGCAAGTGGTGCTTCTGGCGCCCCTCGCCCCACGTCTCCTGA
- the LOC125180665 gene encoding rho-related BTB domain-containing protein 2-like isoform X2, whose translation MDLDVDYERPNVETIKCVVVGDNAVGKTRLICARACNATLSQYQLLATHVPTVWAIDQYRVCQEVLERSRDVVDEVSVSLRLWDTFGDHHKDRRFAYGRSDVVVLCFSLANPNSLRHVKTMWYPEIKHFCPRTPIILVGCQLDLRYADLEAVNRARRPLAKPIKPTDILPPERGHEVAKELGVPYYETSVVAQFGIKDVFDNAIRAALISRRHLQFWKSHLKKMQRPLLQAPFLPPKPPPPVIHIPDPPASRGWGPAALFCTPLCADVVFQLQGGQQVFAHRVYLATSCSKFYDLFTLEGPRGAAKEPAARARSLDGERGALGEGARAPLRTSQSDDALRPAAGDGAVPGARDLSAWGRGFVSMRWELVADPVAGREKRMTVVCMDRLVQAEPFRAVLEYLYTGRLDQARGDLMQVATIAELLEVFDLRMMVANVLNKESFMNQEITKAFHVRRANRIKECLGRGVFADVVFRVDDGTVPAHKPLLIAGCDWMMAMFRGAFRESYAAEVSLPGTNCACLRAVLDFLYTGVFTPTPDLDAMELLILTNRLCLPRLQALTVRRGRAAPSLHAAGGDRRAGDHLPGDDAVPQRPAAGRLVPALHLHQLQQRLPPLPPGDEVHVPREPGPL comes from the exons ATGGACCTGGACGTGGACTACGAGCGGCCCAACGTCGAGACCATCAAGTGCGTGGTGGTGGGCGACAACGCCGTGGGCAAGACGCGCCTCATCTGCGCCCGCGCCTGCAACGCCACGCTCAGCCAGTACCAGCTGCTGGCCACGCACGTGCCCACCGTGTGGGCCATCGACCAGTACCGCGTCTGCCAggag GTGCTGGAGCGCTCCCGGGACGTGGTGGACGAGGTGAGCGTGTCGCTGCGGCTCTGGGACACCTTCGGGGACCACCACAAGGACCGGCGCTTCGCCTACGGCAG GTCGGATGTGGTCGTGCTCTGCTTCTCGCTGGCCAACCCCAACTCCCTGCGCCACGTGAAGACCATGTGGTACCCCGAGATCAAGCACTTCTGCCCGCGGACGCCCATCATCCTGGTGGGCTGCCAGCTGGACCTGCGCTACGCCGACCTGGAGGCCGTCAACCGCGCCCGGCGCCCCCTGGCCAA GCCCATCAAGCCCACGGACATCCTGCCCCCGGAGCGGGGCCACGAGGTGGCCAAGGAGCTGGGCGTGCCCTACTACGAGACCAGCGTGGTGGCCCAGTTCGGCATCAAGGACGTCTTCGACAACGCCATCCGGGCCGCCCTCATCTCCCGCCGGCACCTGCAGTTCTGGAAGTCCCACCTGAAGAAGATGCAGCGGCCgctgctgcaggcccccttcctgccccctaAGCCCCCGCCGCCCGTCATCCACATCCCCGACCCGCCGGCCAGCCGCGGCtggggccccgccgccctctTCTGCACCCCGCTCTGCGCCGACGTTGTCTTCCAGCTgcagggtggccagcaggtcttCGCCCACCGCGTCTACCTGGCCACCTCCTGCTCCAAGTTCTACGACCTCTTCACCCTggaggggccgcggggggcggcCAAGGAGCCGGCCGCCCGCGCCCGCAGCCTggacggggagcggggggcgctGGGCGAGGGGGCGCGCGCCCCACTGCGGACCTCGCAGAGCGACGATGCCctgcggccggcggcgggggacGGCGCGGTGCCCGGCGCCCGCGACCTCTCGGCATGGGGCCGCGGCTTCGTCAGCATGCGCTGGGAGCTGGTGGCGGACCCGGTGGCGGGGCGGGAGAAGCGGATGACGGTGGTGTGCATGGACCGGCTGGTGCAGGCGGAGCCCTTCCGCGCCGTGCTGGAGTACCTCTACACCGGGCGGCTGGACCAGGCCCGCGGGGACCTCATGCAGGTGGCCACCATCGCCGAGCTGCTGGAGGTCTTCGACCTGCGCATGATGGTGGCCAACGTGCTCAACAAGGAGAGTTTCATGAACCAGGAGATCACCAAGGCCTTCCACGTCCGCCGTGCCAACCGCATCAAGGagtgcctggggaggggggtctTCGCAG ACGTGGTTTTCCGCGTGGACGACGGGACCGTGCCGGCGCACAAGCCCCTGCTGATTGCCGGCTGCGACTGGATGATGGCCATGTTCCGGGGGGCTTTCCGGGAGAGCTACGCTGCCGAG GTCTCCCTGCCGGGCACCAACTGCGCCTGCCTGCGCGCCGTCCTCGACTTCCTCTACACCGGCGTCTTCACCCCCACGCCCGACCTGGACGCCATGGAGCTCCTCATCCTCACCAACCGCCTCTGCCTGCCCCGGCTGCAGGCGCTCACAG TACGCCGTGGACGAGCTGCTCCGAGCCTTCATGCAGCAGGTGGAGATCGACGAGCAGGTGATCATCTACCTGGAGATGACGCAG TTCCACAACGCCCGGCAGCTGGCCGCCTGGTGCCTGCACTACATCTGCACCAACTACAACAGCGTCTGCCGCCGCTTCCCCCGGGAGATGAAGTTCATGTCCCCAG AGAACCAGGCCCACTTTGA
- the WDR54 gene encoding WD repeat-containing protein 54: MYRRGRSLQLGGGSSALYNNLSVLRLPHRQLACFCAVRGPAASVLSAAADGLGASQRQLRAPPGGPAAAAAAVTQAAWCVLPARVLLVLTSQKGIQMYESDGSVMVYWHALDITEHPPAQAVFARGIAAAGERFICVGTSSGTVLVFDIPHKGTNVTVSEVLEEHRDAITDIAAELGQAPEGAGDLVTADDAGTLCIWSSGEEFTLLNKIPAFGCTCSSVKLWNGVVAAGYGNGQIRLYEAATGVLRAEVNAHARWIYALDLAPLTGKLLSGAEDSFVHVWKLSRNPDTDDVEIEHCHAECVTDTQICGARFCDPEGCSFAVTGYDLSEIFRYSQV; the protein is encoded by the exons aTGTACCGGCGGGGCcggagcctgcagctgggcgGCGGCAGCTCGGCGCTGTACAACAACCTGAGCGTGCTGCGCCTGCCGCACCGGCAGCTCGCCTGCTTCTGCGCCgtgcgcggccccgccgccagcgTGCTCAGCGCCGCCGCCGACGGGCTGGGCGCCTCCCAGCGCCAGCTGCGCGCCCCGccggggggcccggccgccgccgccgccgccgtcacGCAG GCCGCCTGGTGCGTGCTGCCGGCCCgcgtgctgctggtgctgaccTCGCAGAAAGGCATCCAG atGTATGAGTCGGATGGCTCCGTCATGGTTTATTGGCACGCGCTGGACATCACAGAGCACCCGCCGG CACAAGCCGTGTTTGCCCGAGGGATCGCTGCAGCTGGAGAACGCTTCATCTGCGTGG GGACGTCCTCTGGGACAGTGCTGGTGTTCGACATCCCCCACAAAGGGACGAACGTGACGGTGAGCGAGGTCCTGGAGGAGCACCGCGACGCCATCACCGACATCGCGGCggagctgggccaggctccG gagggggctggggaccTGGTGACTGCCGACGACGCGGGGACCCTCTGCATCTGGAGCTCTGGGGAGGAGTTCACCTTGCTCAACAAGATCCCAGCCTTCGG CTGCACCTGCTCCTCCGTGAAGCTCTGGAATGGGGTCGTCGCTGCTGGCTACGGCAACGGGCAGATTCGGCTGTACGAGGCAGCGACGGGCGTCCTGCGCGCCGAGGTCAACGCTCACGCTCGCTGGATCTACGCCCTGGACCTGGCGCCGCTGACGGGAAAG CTGCTCTCGGGTGCCGAGGACTCCTTCGTTCACGTCTGGAAGCTCAGCAGGAACCCAGACACCGACGATGTCGAG ATCGAGCACTGCCACGCCGAGTGTGTGACCGACACCCAGATCTGCGGCGCCCGCTTCTGCGACCCCGAGGGCTGCTCCTTTGCCGTGACCGGCTACGACCTCAGCGAGATCTTCCGCTACAGCCAGGTGTAG